CTTTATTTACATAACTATTACTAACCTCAAAAAATCACACGTGATAATGAATTGAGAACTCACAAAAAGAATGTAAAAAGTTAAACTGCGTTAAATCCATTTCTAATGGTTCTTGTGCACTCTCTGTACATTTGAAATTGTTAAATCGAGACATTTCTGTATGTGTAAAAATTTAATTTTGAGTTCTACTTAGATCACAATGGTCTTGCTTTTGCTGCCTGTCAGTGTGTCAGCTTTTTCACACAGTTTTATTACTTTCTAAAACTTAAAATTATATGGTACTATAAATTGATATTTGTTAATAACAaatttcatttatctttttttccttggtttcatGCCTCTTTCTTGATTTGAGAGATCACTGGCTTCAGAAGTGGTTAGTCTTGGGCTTGAGTCCTGGCTTCATCATTTACTAGCTTTGTTACCTTGGGAAGTCACTGAGCTTGCTTCTTCTAGAAAAATACCTCCCACCTCACAGGGCTGGCTcaaaggattaaataagataattgcTTTCGAAGTCTAACACAGTACCTACTAAAACAGCAAGAGTTCCATATATTTtaattcctttccttccttcagtCGAAATACATACTGgtgaagaaaatatatataatgtatttatTATGTCAAACTTATTATGAATACATGAAATCAATACATGGTAGAATACAATTTCTGAATCCTTTGGAAAGTGATAAACACAAAATACAATTCAGCAAATTTAATTCTTGATTCGATTTTTTACTTCAAGGCGACAGAGTGGTCAAGTATAAAAGAAACGCACATGGATCCAATCTAGTTCCACCAAGCTATGAAACCTAGAATAATGAATTTCTCTGAACCCAAATTCCTCATCTAAAACTTGAGGAAAATAATTTCTACCTTGCAGAGTTCTCGTGAGAATTAGCACCCGGCAGAGCAAGTATGTAATAAATGGCACTAATCATTGTTAGGTCTTGTCCTTCAACATTTACTAGAGAGTAAACTATCAACACAGCCAACATTAGTGAATGCTACTGGCTTTTTATTACCAATGAAAATCCTGGTTCAGGTACCTGGCAGCTTTGGCCCCGTAAGGTGCTATCTTTTACAGGCTTACTAACAACCGGTCATTGACACTGCTAAGTGATAGGTACATAAAAATTAAACAGCAGACAGCATCTCTACATCAACTGTCCAGAGGATTCTTGAAGATGATGGCTCAAAGATGGTTAAAATAGCTTTCCCAATAAACCTAGTAATCTGGTATTAGTAAACAGATTAATATCCTCTAAAAATATTATTCGTGGATTAAGCATAAccacatttatttaaaataatcagagaaatgtTGAAACCAAATATGAACAAAGCTTCACTTCAAATGTCAACAGAGAATAAAGTAAAATTCATATAAAGCTAAACACTAATCCATAATTACAATTAGAATCAGTAAGTATACTAATAATTCATATCTTCTTTACCCCTCCAAAGTTCATTCCACGGCATTTTCACAATCTATTTAACGGTGACTAAAAAAAGATGACTAATAATACCAGTAAACTAAGATCATCAACTTAATATAAGAATATGACAGGTATTTCCACTGATTACATAATCCAAGGAAATGAACTGAAAATTACAATTAGTGGTTGACACTGACACATACTTCGGAAAAAACTGGCAGATACTGGTCTAATGTAAGTACATACTGATATATGGAGCCATGCCAGGATCCAGCGTTGTAATCATGCTTTCTACCGAATGTTTGGTTTTATCAAGGACCGATTTCACCATAGGATTCCCAGCCACACCCTGcataaaagaaattaataaataaacacaagctatactttttctgtggtgttggtgaagaacattgactataccatagactggaggaagtacagtcaggaTGCTTCGTAGGAGCGAAGATGCGAGACTATGTCTCTCTtgctttggacattttattaggaggtaccaatctctggagaaggacaccacgtttggtaaagttgagggtaaGTAAAAGAGAacgaccctcagtgagatggactgatacagtggctgcaacaataaactcaaacttagcaatgactgtgaggatggtgtatgacctggcaacatttcattcgGCTATAcataaggtggaaaccctggtggcgtagtggttaagtgcttcggatgctaaccaaacggctggcagttcaaatcccccaggtgctccttggaaactctataggggcagttctactctgtcctataggggcgctatgagtcggaatcgactcgacagtactgggttttttttttttttaatacataaggtcgttatgagtgaGAGTCGACtttacaacacctaacaacatctttACGTAACAACAACGTTCTTGTCTTATTAGATGTATTAATAGACTATGACTCTCATTCTGAAGCAAAGATGCCATGATCATGTGATCATGTAGGACATTTTTTAAGTTTACAATTCATCGCAGACCCGTAGTTTTGTAACATATTTGAATAACTGCTCACTGATACTAAGGGATAAGTACATAAAAATTGCTATAAAAGTTTCTGAATACTTAATCTCTCCTCTTCTCTCGTCGTAGACAAAAAACAGTctgcagaccacactttgagtactGGCCTATGTTATGCCATAtatgcacaaacacacatacgTGTATCTGAATACTTAGATAtatttgtttcatttcatttctatTTATATAAAGTTACGTAAAAACTTGTCCATCagagtaaaaaataaagtctataatCAGATGTCTTCATTAGTCCTCTCTTctctaataataaataaaaagaatcatctTTTATCCTTCAGAACAGTTACCTATTACCTTAATATATAATATTCTGCAATGTTCTGCTGAAGGTTCTGCCTTTTTTTCTACTTGCCTTTTCTTCTCATGTTCATTCTCCCAAATATCCCATTTTAGCCAGACTTATTCCTCTGGATTCTTAAAACTGTTCTATTAGATAGGAAGAACCCAAGACTTTCTTATTTCTTTCTATGCTATACTCCTCCCACAGTAAAAGTCACTAGAGGGAGCAGTGCCCCGAGATGGTTATCTCACTAACAGGCAAAGATTCCGCCTCTCCCAACCTACCATCAACCTAAGGTGATTCAGAATAAGATAAATTTATAACACGGAAAATTAAGACTGTCAACCAACTGTATGCTAAATATCTGAAGAGTTACTATTTACAGTCCTATAGAGTTGAACTGGTAACACAACTGGTAAGTGATACTGCTACATGCTTTTAACAAGGAAAAACAAGTTGTAGcctggtgtagcggttaagtgctacagctgctaaccaaaaggttggcagttcgaatcctccaggtgctccttggaaactctacagggcagttctactctgtcccacagggtcgctttgagtcggaatcgactcgacggcagtgggtagtcactatatgaagaaagcttTTAAAAAGCGAGAGGGGAAACAACACCAAACGTGGGTGAACTGCGCACAGCTTTACCAAGCTAAATAATGTCACTAAGATGTACACAAAGAAAAGGGCCTTCTTTTAATTGCTTTGACATATAAAATTTTGCCACAACAGCAACCACCACCAAAAAATACATGTGTGGGTATATATTTATGCACgtatgtgtataggtatgtatatgtgagtatatatatgaGGGTATGTAGACGTATATGCATGTATGGGCGTGGatgcatacatatttatatacataattaAGCACATAGGGGTACAGGTATGGGCACTACTTAGacgtaaccaaacacctcacaggattggttttctgagtttgaaggcttagggccatagtcttttggcacaactcagtcaattgacataatatacCATACAGTTCGTCAAGTTTATGTTctagtgtctggggtctgaaaagcttcctagcagctatctaagatacagctattggtctctacttgtctgcagcaaaagagaaagatggaaaccaaagactcagaaatGAAACTAGTCTTCAGGACTAACTGTAAGAACCAGAGCCTCATTtaccctgagaccggaagaactggatggttcctggctaccactaccgacagttctgatcagggccacgatAAATGGAtcttgatagaatgggagaaaacgtAGGGGAGaatctcaaattcttaaaaaatccagacttaccagactggttgagactggaggacgcCCCTAGATTACTGCCcttagatactctttaaaccttgaaccgaaactatccTGAGACCACCTTTTAACTAAATAATAgtttggctcacaaaataaagagcatcacctgtgagtactacatttctttaaaaaatcatctatatgagaccagtcAACTATTacattaaaacaaagatgagaaagtaagggggcaggaaaactagattagTGGAAACAAACAACCGGAATGGGaacaatgagaatgttcacacactgtgaagaatgtaaccaatgtcactgaacaatttgtgtagaaaccatttgaatgggaacctaatctgctatgtaaactttcactgcaaacacagtaaaatattgttttaaaaatagtacAGAGGGATATAAAAAAGAAAGCTTAGAAAAATGCTGTATTCCTGAAACATGAAGCCCAACTACTGTAAATCAATTAGCTACCTActaattaagaaaatgtttaataTATTTAGTGAAATTGCAAACAAATCCCCAACAAAATATTGGAAGGAACCTGGCAGAGTGATTCTAAAActcaccaagaaaaagaaatggtaaGACTagtgaagaaaaatttaagagaACAGAAATTTGCAACCTATAAAACCAAATaccggtatttttttttttttttaattgcgctctaagtgaaagcttacaattcaagtcagttcctcatacaaaaacttaacgCATgcattgttgtgtgaccctagttgctcgcCCTACAATGTGACTGCatactctttctctccaccctgtatttcgcccccatccattcaaccagctcctgtccctctctgccttctctcctCATCtctaggcaggagctgcccacatagtctcgtgtgtctacttcaGCTGAGAAGCACACTCCACACCAGtagcattttatgtcttatagtccagtctaatctttgtctgaagagctggcttcaggaatggttttagttttgggctaacataGAGACCGGGGGCCAGATACTGGTATATCTTTATAAATGCTTAGAACTGACCTTTTTGTCTTATTCATCATCCTCTATCCCCACCTCAGCACACAGTAAGCTTTCAAAAAGTGTTAGTATAATAAATGAACATaccaacccaaaaaaccaaacccattgccgtcaagtcaattccaactcacagcaaccttaaaTGAACACAGAGTTACAATgattaaaacagtgtggtactaaTACAAGGACAGGCAAAGAAGTAGCGCAGAGTAGAGCCCAGACAGTGATTTTAACATACCATTTAGTAACTAATATAAAGTTGACATATTGAAACACCACGGATATGATGTTGGATATGGTGTTGTAACAATCAATTAACTAGCTGGAAGAAAATTGTTTGACTTCCACTTCAGATCGTACAATAAAGTAAATTTCAGCTATGTTAAATTGCTAAGTGTAAAAAATAAACCATTAAAGAACTAGAGGAAAACAGTTTTATATACTGTGGTAGAAAAAGTTTTTTAAgactaaaaataaacaaaataaaagcttggcaaaaagaaaaagtgatagAAATGGCTCCTGAAAAGTAAGAcacttaaatgtaaaaaaaaaaaattaaaatataaactaaaaatggAGAACCACACAATACATTACAGCATAGAATAATATATCTTTACTATATTAAGAGCCCCTACAAATCATTGAGAAGAAAATCACCTCAATTTAAAactgggcaaagaacatgaacagagaATTAATAAAAGAAGAATATAAATGGCCAAAAATCATATGAAAAAAATGTGCAAATTCAGtagcaaagaaatgcaaattaaaacaaggaGGTATTACTTTTTGCCTATCGAATCAGAAAAGGTTATGTTTCAAATTAATTACCAGTTTTGGCCAAAGAAAACCGCTATGGCAGTCTATTTCAGTATAACCTTCCTAGAGAGCAATGTgtatcaataatttttaaaattttcacccTCTGACAGTCATCAAGAATTAATCCTGATTAGAGAGAGATGCACAAAGATTTGTATACAAGAGTCCTCATCATACTTTTATTGGTAAGAGTTAAAATTAGAAGATATCAGTAGCAGATGAGTATAATAAAACAtgcaatgggatgcagaacaaagcacccattaaaaagaaaaatcacatttcTAAAGAATGTTTTATGGCTAGGAAGATGTTTATGATATGCtaggtaacaacaaccaaaagacacaaaatagtGACCACTATGTCACTCTGTAATTTGGTTTTTATTAAAAAGGAAGTATATCTACATAGACATGAACAGACAAAAGACTGAGAAGACCTATAGAAAACTGGTAATAAGAATGaggattatttttttatttataccattttgtattttcaaaattttctttaatgagCATCTATtactttcataataaaaaattaaacataatttttaaattaattaccCCTTACcttaataaggaaaccctggtggaatagtgggtaagtgctacagctgctaaccaaaaggtcggcagttcgaatccaccaggtgctccctagaaactctgtggggcagttctactctgtcctctagggtcgctatgagtcagaatcaactcgatggcagcgggtttttggtTTACCTTAATAAAACCCCAGATTCCACCAGCAGATGCTTCATCCTGACCTCCCCCAATTCTAGGATCTTCTTGTTCCTCTGGGAAGGTAATGGCTGATGTGGTTCCAGTTCCCTGTGCCACAGACGTCAAGCTGGCTTGCTGAGTAATAGGAGCTGGCAAAATACCTATTTAGTAACAGAAATTTTTAATGTGTCACTGAGTCCATAAACTGTTTCttacaacaaaacacacacatgaTGAGCAGTTCAACACAACTAATAACTGTAAACTCAAGCATCTCATGACTGACCTATGAACCCAAAAAACTACCTGAACCTTAAGAAAATGTAAATTAAGCAAATTCAAAAAAGAAACTTCTTTCCCTTTTCATAGACTCACATCAAATGTCCTGAAAGTGAacacaaaatatatattaaaaagtcctTCATGTTTGTCCTATTTAGCACTTAGACGTTGATAGCTACAGATCAACCTCTTTAAGgcataaaaataattaatgtaggTACCCAAGCCCCTCATAAAAGCATttaacaattagtacacatactccATATATCTCAtttcaactcaaaaagaaaattcACATATACACGCACGGGTTTAACTTATACTCTGCAAAAAACTCTCTCTGTAAAAATAAAGTTGGATAACAGAAATCACAACACAGTTGCTTCTTTTCCCTAAAATGAGAGACAAGAGGCAGGAGACAACAAGGATAAAATTTTGCTTTCCAATAACTACCCCAGGGAAGCAAAAAAAATGTAGGCGTAACTGATCTGGAAAAAGAAATGGCCCAATACCACTAACTATGGCACACAagaggttttattttgttttgaataGCTAGCTAAATAAACACTACTCCCTGGACTAGCCAGTCttgatcatttttttctttcacgtTAGACTTTTGGTTATTTATAAATTAACTGAAAGACTAGCACTCTATACTACCCTTAAtggtcttttgtgtgtatgtgcatggtAAATATATGCaatataaaatttgccattttacccatttttaggtagagaattcagtgacattaattacattcacaatgttgtacaatcatcaccactatctatttccaaaatttctTATCATACCCATTAAGAAATAACTCCCCGCACTCCCAGTCCTGACAAATTTTTAAAGAAGATATActctttttattattactttttattacAGTGAACAGTCCTGATCATTTAAGTGAAGCTTCAAAAACTCTCAGGCTTCACTTTGATATACTTTTCTACAAGTACAGAAACGTTAGGATAAAATTTTGGAATTTTTtgatatccttaaaaaaaaaaaaaaacccacatactAGATTCCAGTAACTTTATTTTACTAATTCAAGTGGCAAAAACagaaactccaaaaaaaaaaaggcaagaataaaacattaattaatgtaGAGAAATCAGAACCTtcatacactcctggtgggaacataaaactGTGTAGTTGCTTTGGAAAAGTCTGGTAGTTCttcaaaaggttaaacacagaGTTTCTATATAACTAAGTAATTTTACTTGTAGGTATATatacctaagagaaatgaaaacggatgttgttgttgttaggtgccatcaagtcagtcccaatTCACCgcaaccctacgcacaatggaacgagacactgcccggtcctgtgccagccttacactcgttatgcttgagccccttgttgcagccactgtgtcaatccacctcgctgacagtcttcttcttttccgctgaccttgtactttatcaagcacgatgtccttatccaggggctgatccctcctgacaacatgtccgaagtatgtaagacacagtctcgccatccttgcttctaaagagcattctggttgtacttcttccaagacagatttgttcattcttttggcagtccatgctatattcaatattcttcgccaacaccacaattcaaaggtgtcaattctttctttggtcttccttattcattgtccagctttcacatacatatgatgcaattgaaaataccatggcttaggtcaggtgcaccttagtcttcaaggtgacatctttgcttttcaacacttgaaaggggtcctttgcagcagatttgcccaacgcaatgcatcttttgattccttgactgctgcttccatgggtgttgattgtggatccaagtaaaatgaaatccttgacaacttcaatcttttctctgtttatcatgatgttgcttatatcCACCAAAAACTCATACATGAAACAGTTGTACAGgtagcaacattattcacaaaaaatagaaaaaaccGAAAGGTCCACCAACTGATGAACATACTATCATTCACTCACAAAAAGGgatgaagtactgacacatgctacaacatggatgaacctagaaaacatgcTAAGTGTAAGAAGCCATACACAAAAGGCCAcacactatatgattccattcatatgaaatgctCCAAATAGACagtctatagagacagaaagtacacTAATGGCTGCCTAGGGCTGGGAGGATTGGGGGAAAAGGGAGAGTGACTACTAACAGGTACGGGATTTCTTCTTGAGGTGATGAAaggttctaaaattgattgtacATTTTACATGGGTAAGTTATTTCTCAATAAGGTtgttatagaaaaaaattaactataGCCGCTTGATTAAAAGAATTAATAAGAGAGAATTACCTGTTACTGCAGGTGCAGAAAATGATGGCATCAGGGGTGTCTGGGGGGCTCTTCCTGCATGACCTTTTGTAATGTCATAAGTTGAACCAACAGAAAATCCTGATGTAGGAGGGCTTGACGAGGCAGCAGACAAAAGAGTGCTTGGGGCAGAAGATGAAGGTGGGAAGTGGGATATAGGAGGACTACCGAAGATGGCAGCAGCTGATGGAGAAACAGAAGGGGGTACAGAAGTAACAAGTGGTGGGACAGAAGGAACTGGTGAAGGAGCCACAAACGGTAAAGGTGCTGAAGGCTTCACAGGAGGAAGGGATGGCTGAGGTGTAGAGTATGCATGGGGTGGCAAGGACTGCATGGAGGATACatttggagaagaaaaagaactggttgCAGCTAAAAAAGGGCGGagagaaaaaaaagcacaaaataggAAATGCTTTTTAGTTTTCAAACAATCTCATAACTTTCTCTTGCAAAATTTTCAAATTTGACAGACTATACCCCAAGAATTATTTCTAAATATATAACTTAAACTATACAACAACTATGATTGAGAACAAATGACTTTCAATTCCCATTTTAAATATAAGCAGCAGCTACAGCCATTAAGTTATAACATTGTTCAACagaattttgttttttccatttgttgTTTTGGTATATTTTTAATCAATAAAGCATTCTTTTTACCCCTGCTAATCTGAACATAAAAACCTACAAACTGAAGGTTCAAAAACTTTAGTCAGATTAATCTCCACAAAGTCATTAGAACTTTAGACAAGGCTAACAAATGCTTTTTAGGATATTTTTGTCATTACAATAAAGACAACTTATAGTCAATATGAATATAAAGAACAACTCTACTTAAAACATACATGTCCGCTTTCTCTGAGCTTAAATGAAAAAACGGTATTTTTCTTCATCTGGATAAAGATTAGAAAAATTTttagatatgtatttttttttttaattgactctgaggaaaaaaaaatagtatttaggCATCCTCAAAACATACTAGATGCCAGACAACTACATGTACCTAAAGGAACTGGTGTAGAAGACATAACAGCAGCAGCTAGTCCTGCAGGATTTGGTGGAGGAGTGCCAGGTGGTGTCGTCTCTATTCCACTCTCTTCCATCATTTTCCTTCAGTTATGGTGTACtctgaaaatataaaaatgtaatatTACACAGTAACAAAAAGTCTGCTTTCAATGCTTGCATAGAGAACAATTAAACAGTCCACGAGAATATTTAGCGTGTGAACTGTCTATGACACTACCATATACATACTTCATAAGTGGGAAACAACTTTATGTTAACTATATAATTAAATATGTTTCAAATAGTAAATTACTAATTTCTATCACATAAGTGCTCGTTACACTGATGTCTAGATTTCAGTCACTATTATAGtcaaaatatttaacatattTTTGAAACCCTGCTCTTCCTCCCACAAAGCATTGATGTGGGTCACTCCTATCAACATAAAGTAAAAAGTTAAAATGTGTTCAACTTGATAAACACATCAATTCCCCACTCTCCTAGTTCAAATTGTAAAACACACCCAGTAATGGCTAATTATCATCATGCCTCAGCTTTTAGAAAAGTTAACTACAGCAAAAGCAGCACTAGAAAGCAGGATCCTAATAGA
Above is a window of Loxodonta africana isolate mLoxAfr1 chromosome 2, mLoxAfr1.hap2, whole genome shotgun sequence DNA encoding:
- the PRRC1 gene encoding protein PRRC1; the encoded protein is MMEESGIETTPPGTPPPNPAGLAAAVMSSTPVPLAATSSFSSPNVSSMQSLPPHAYSTPQPSLPPVKPSAPLPFVAPSPVPSVPPLVTSVPPSVSPSAAAIFGSPPISHFPPSSSAPSTLLSAASSSPPTSGFSVGSTYDITKGHAGRAPQTPLMPSFSAPAVTGILPAPITQQASLTSVAQGTGTTSAITFPEEQEDPRIGGGQDEASAGGIWGFIKGVAGNPMVKSVLDKTKHSVESMITTLDPGMAPYIKSGGELDIVVTSNKEVKVAAVRDAFQEVFGLAVVVGEAGQSNIAPQPVGYAAGLKGAQERIDSLRRTGVIHEKQTAVSVENFIAELLPDKWFDIGCLIVEDPVHGIHLETFTQATPVPLEFVRQAQILTPQDYSLRWSGLLVTVGEVLEKSLLNVSRTDWHLAFTGMSRRQMIYSAAKALAGMYKQRLPPRTL